In a genomic window of Vigna angularis cultivar LongXiaoDou No.4 chromosome 6, ASM1680809v1, whole genome shotgun sequence:
- the LOC108342078 gene encoding protein NUCLEAR FUSION DEFECTIVE 4 has product MSSTTLQWLSLVGTIWLQAIIGTNTNFPAYSSQLKQLLSISQVQLNNLAFASDAGKLFGWFSGLASIYLPLWLVLLTGSTLGLIGYGVQYLFITEQISSLSYWHVFLLTFLAGNSICWINTVCYVVTIRNFLSDRQVAVGITTSYQGLSAKIYANIVDAVSPHKKAKAFLFLNSLLPVIVGLVAAPLVREFDATSPKHTRVGFAVMFVITIFTGIYAVLSSLQFVTSKASSLDIMTGILVCLLLPLLVPLSVKIKELQDNRENLRIYHFTMEENNSEERVENEVKEGEVEEEIGIIEEVGVKLMLRRINFWLYFFVYYFGATVGLVYLNNLGQIAESRGCSNTSSLVSLSSSFGFFGRLMPSLMYYFYRGQCRISRPASLLAAMVPTSGAFFLLLNRTDLALYISTAVIGVCTGAITSIAVSTTTELFGTKHFSVNHNVLVANIPMGSFIFGYSAALVYRNEGHEHYEHGQCMGMECYRNTFIIWGSLCFFGTLLALILHVRTRKFYSQIQ; this is encoded by the exons ATGTCTTCTACTACTCTCCAATGGCTAAGCCTTGTTGGCACAATTTGGCTCCAAGCCATAATTGGGACAAACACTAATTTCCCTGCTTACTCTTCTCAGCTGAAGCAGCTTCTTTCCATCTCCCAAGTCCAACTCAATAACCTTGCTTTTGCCTCTGATGCAGGCAAGCTTTTTGGCTGGTTTTCTGGCCTTGCTTCTATATACCTCCCCCTTTGGCTTGTCCTCTTGACAGGTTCAACTCTTGGCTTGATTGGCTATGGTGTGCAATATCTCTTCATAACCGAACAGATTTCCTCTTTGTCTTATTGGCATGTGTTCTTACTAACTTTTCTTGCTGGCAATAGTATTTGTTGGATCAACACTGTGTGCTATGTTGTCACCATAAGGAACTTCTTATCAGATCGCCAAGTTGCTGTCGGAATAACAACTAGCTACCAAGGACTGAGTGCAAAAATCTACGCCAACATTGTTGATGCTGTTTCTCCTCACAAGAAGGCCAAAGCATTTCTCTTCCTGAACTCTCTCTTGCCTGTGATAGTTGGCCTAGTAGCTGCTCCTCTGGTCAGAGAATTTGATGCCACAAGTCCTAAGCACACGCGTGTTGGGTTTGCCGTGATGTTTGTCATAACAATTTTCACTGGAATATATGCTGTGTTAAGCAGCTTGCAATTTGTCACAAGCAAAGCATCCTCACTGGATATCATGACTGGTATCCTAGTGTGCCTTCTGTTGCCTCTTCTAGTCCCACTTTCAGTGAAGATCAAGGAACTACAGGATAATAgagaaaatttgagaatttaCCATTTTACTATGGAGGAGAATAACAGTGAAGAGAGAGTGGAGAATGAGGTGAAAGAGGGTGAAGTTGAAGAAGAGATTGGTATTATAGAAGAAGTTGGAGTGAAGTTGATGCTTAGAAGAATAAATTTCtggttatatttttttgtgtattATTTTGGTGCAACAGTTGGTTTAGTGTATCTTAATAACTTAGGACAGATTGCTGAATCTCGGGGTTGCTCCAATACTTCATCTTTGGTGTCTTTGTCATCATCCTTTGGATTCTTTGGCCGTCTCATGCCATCTCTAATGTACTACTTCTACAG GGGACAGTGTAGAATTTCAAGACCAGCTTCACTGTTGGCAGCTATGGTTCCAACATCAGGAGCATTTTTTTTGCTTCTCAACAGAACTGATCTTGCTCTTTACATTAGCACTGCGGTGATTGGAGTGTGTACGGGAGCAATCACTTCCATTGCTGTTTCCACAACCACTGAGCTGTTTGGTACAAAGCATTTTTCAGTGAACCATAATGTGTTGGTGGCCAACATTCCTATGGGATCCTTCATATTTGGCTATTCAGCTGCACTTGTTTACCGTAATGAAGGACATGAACACTATGAGCATGGGCAATGCATGGGCATGGAATGCTACAGAAACACTTTTATCATCTGGGGTTCCTTGTGTTTCTTTGGAACTCTTTTGGCTTTGATTCTTCATGTTAGAACTCGCAAGTTTTACTCACAAATACAATAG